The Gemmatimonadota bacterium genome has a segment encoding these proteins:
- the trmB gene encoding tRNA (guanosine(46)-N7)-methyltransferase TrmB yields the protein MSLPLSEEIQKYTVPWLQLDWPIDWPQIFDRPGDLVLEIGFGNGHFLSDMAASRPDACFVGIERAWGSMRRLFKRLNALKLNHVRAIEGDAAYLLQHVFAPQSLSEIWINFSDPWPKERHHNRRLIQDAFIKILAERLKPGGAVTIATDHADYATWVTDVLSRQSHLQSIYETPSVHQLPGRTPTKYEQKAIDAGVPIHYFVWRQKSEPSVETHIQKVGKMPNIVLEGEYHREEILSLIEHATDQVWRETHRNTQVVIKMTDLYCQQPDNHGLISVMVREGELAQYFGISLLFRKNNQLLIKLAPMGQPRPTWGVKKAVQKVADLILETHPHLWLASSTVGL from the coding sequence ATGTCGCTACCGCTGAGCGAGGAAATACAAAAATACACAGTCCCATGGCTGCAACTGGATTGGCCGATAGACTGGCCGCAAATTTTTGATCGGCCAGGCGACCTCGTCCTCGAAATTGGATTTGGCAATGGACATTTCCTATCCGATATGGCAGCGTCGCGTCCCGATGCGTGTTTTGTCGGGATCGAACGCGCCTGGGGATCCATGCGCCGATTGTTCAAGCGATTAAACGCCCTGAAATTAAATCACGTGCGCGCAATAGAGGGCGATGCCGCATATTTATTACAACACGTATTTGCCCCGCAATCCCTATCGGAAATATGGATCAATTTTTCAGATCCATGGCCCAAAGAGCGACACCACAATCGGCGTCTGATTCAAGATGCGTTTATAAAAATACTGGCCGAACGATTAAAACCGGGTGGCGCAGTAACCATAGCGACAGATCACGCAGATTACGCAACGTGGGTCACCGACGTACTGTCGCGACAATCGCACCTGCAATCCATTTACGAAACCCCATCTGTTCACCAGTTACCCGGACGCACCCCAACCAAATACGAACAAAAAGCCATAGATGCGGGCGTACCCATCCACTATTTTGTCTGGCGTCAAAAATCGGAACCATCAGTCGAAACGCACATTCAAAAGGTAGGGAAAATGCCAAATATCGTATTAGAAGGCGAATACCATCGCGAAGAAATACTGAGCCTTATCGAACACGCCACAGATCAAGTGTGGCGCGAAACCCATCGGAATACACAGGTCGTGATCAAAATGACAGACCTCTACTGCCAACAGCCCGACAATCACGGCCTCATCTCAGTTATGGTACGCGAAGGAGAACTCGCCCAGTACTTCGGCATATCCCTCTTATTTCGCAAAAACAATCAGCTATTGATCAAACTGGCGCCGATGGGTCAGCCGCGCCCCACCTGGGGGGTGAAAAAAGCAGTACAAAAAGTGGCAGATCTGATCCTGGAAACACATCCCCATCTGTGGCTCGCATCGAGTACCGTAGGTCTATGA
- a CDS encoding phosphoenolpyruvate hydrolase family protein yields the protein MAAESRTSILERLRKKNSDGLPIIGGGAGTGISAKCEEAGGIDLIVIYNSGRYRMAGRGSLSGVLAYGNANEIVKEMAYEVITAVTHTPVLAGVNGTDPFMLRDHFLRELRDLGFAGIQNFPTVGLIDGLFRANLEETGMGYHLEVEMIAAAREMDMLTTPYAFNVEEGQLMTEAGADIVVAHMGLTTKGTIGAHTAKTLDDCVEEVKAICNACKSIRGDVITLCHGGPIAEPEDASYILERVPEVDGFYGASSMERLPTEVAMTAQVKRFTEIRR from the coding sequence ATGGCAGCAGAGAGCCGAACATCAATATTAGAACGCCTGCGAAAAAAAAATTCAGATGGACTGCCGATCATCGGCGGTGGTGCTGGCACGGGAATCTCGGCAAAATGCGAAGAAGCGGGCGGCATTGATCTCATTGTAATTTACAACTCGGGACGCTATCGCATGGCGGGACGAGGATCGCTCTCGGGCGTCCTGGCCTATGGCAATGCCAACGAAATAGTCAAAGAAATGGCTTATGAAGTCATCACAGCAGTAACACACACACCCGTACTCGCCGGGGTGAATGGAACAGACCCATTCATGTTGCGGGATCACTTCTTGCGGGAACTGAGAGACCTGGGCTTTGCGGGAATCCAAAATTTTCCAACCGTAGGACTCATTGACGGATTATTTCGCGCCAATCTGGAAGAAACCGGAATGGGCTACCACCTCGAAGTGGAAATGATCGCGGCTGCCCGTGAAATGGACATGCTCACAACGCCCTATGCGTTCAATGTCGAAGAAGGACAACTCATGACAGAAGCAGGTGCCGATATCGTCGTGGCGCACATGGGATTGACAACCAAAGGCACAATTGGCGCGCACACGGCAAAAACCCTCGACGACTGCGTGGAAGAAGTAAAGGCAATTTGCAATGCCTGCAAGTCAATTCGAGGCGATGTCATCACGCTTTGCCACGGCGGGCCTATTGCCGAACCAGAAGACGCCTCTTATATCCTCGAACGGGTCCCCGAAGTCGATGGCTTTTACGGCGCCAGCTCAATGGAACGTCTGCCGACGGAAGTGGCTATGACGGCTCAGGTCAAACGCTTTACCGAAATCCGCAGGTAA
- a CDS encoding Tm-1-like ATP-binding domain-containing protein — MSSIYAIATMDTKGEEIGYVAECIQNAGAEVTVVDVGTQSDAQGGTPDVSRETIAACHAGGTGAVIGHTDRGEAVTAMGEALCAYLLQEYAKGDVTGIIGIGGSGGTALITPAMQALPIGVPKVMVSTVASGNTEPYVGCCDIAMMYSVVDVAGINRVSRQVLGNAAHAIAGMVVNTVAEAEDKPTLGMTMFGVTTPCVTMVREALEKDGYDCLVFHATGTGGQAMEKLVESGMIDGVLDITTTEVADEVVGGVFPAGPERMDCILAREIPYVVSLGALDMVNFGAVETVPEQFKNRTLHVHNAQVTLMRTTADENRQFAEWIANKLNRSTVPIQILIPENGVSLIDDEGQPFHDPDADKALFETLEARIEQTENRQTKRLANNINDPEFAAALVASFQEIR, encoded by the coding sequence ATGAGCAGTATTTACGCAATAGCAACAATGGATACCAAAGGTGAAGAAATCGGATATGTCGCCGAATGCATCCAAAACGCGGGCGCAGAGGTAACAGTCGTAGATGTAGGCACGCAGAGCGACGCACAGGGCGGAACGCCGGATGTATCGCGGGAAACCATAGCCGCCTGTCACGCGGGCGGAACGGGCGCAGTAATCGGACATACGGACCGGGGCGAAGCCGTAACAGCGATGGGAGAAGCACTGTGCGCCTACTTACTACAAGAATACGCCAAAGGCGACGTAACGGGTATTATTGGCATCGGGGGCAGCGGGGGCACAGCACTCATCACGCCAGCAATGCAAGCATTGCCCATTGGCGTACCCAAAGTCATGGTATCCACCGTCGCCAGTGGCAACACCGAGCCTTATGTGGGGTGTTGCGATATAGCGATGATGTACTCCGTGGTAGATGTAGCCGGAATCAACCGCGTATCGCGGCAAGTACTGGGCAATGCAGCGCATGCAATAGCGGGAATGGTCGTAAACACCGTTGCAGAGGCCGAAGACAAACCCACGCTTGGAATGACCATGTTTGGCGTAACAACGCCGTGTGTAACCATGGTCCGCGAAGCACTGGAAAAAGACGGATATGATTGCCTGGTATTTCACGCCACAGGAACGGGTGGACAGGCAATGGAAAAACTGGTCGAAAGCGGAATGATCGACGGCGTTCTGGATATCACCACAACCGAAGTGGCCGACGAAGTAGTGGGCGGCGTATTCCCCGCCGGACCTGAGCGAATGGATTGCATTCTCGCCCGCGAAATACCTTATGTCGTGAGCTTGGGCGCGCTCGACATGGTAAATTTTGGTGCCGTAGAAACCGTCCCCGAACAATTTAAAAACCGCACACTCCACGTACACAACGCACAGGTCACATTAATGAGGACAACAGCAGATGAAAACCGCCAATTTGCCGAATGGATAGCGAACAAATTGAACCGATCAACTGTCCCAATTCAAATACTAATTCCAGAAAACGGCGTATCGTTAATCGACGATGAAGGACAGCCCTTTCACGATCCGGATGCAGATAAGGCATTATTTGAAACCCTGGAAGCGCGCATCGAACAAACGGAAAATCGACAGACCAAACGGCTGGCGAACAATATCAACGACCCGGAATTTGCAGCAGCACTGGTAGCGAGTTTCCAGGAAATACGATAA